The segment GCTGGACATGCCCGGCCTGGTGCTGGACAACGGCTCGGGCCTGTCGCGCGAGGAACGCATCAGCGCCTATGACATGGCGCGCCTGCTGCAGCAGGCCGCGGCCAGCAACGTGGGGCCGGTGCTGATCGATTCGCTGCCGGTGCTGGGCGTCGACGGCACGCTGCGCAACCGCCTGACGCGCGCCAACGCGGCCGGCAACGGCTACCTGAAGACCGGCACGCTGGCCGACGTGCGCGCGCTGGCCGGCTATGTGGATGCTGCCGACGGCGGCCGCTACGTGGTGGTCAGCATGATCAACCATCCCAATGCCGCGCAGGCGCTGGAAGCACACGACGCCTTGCTGCAATGGGTGTACCGCGGCGCACCCTAAGTCCGCGCCGGGCAGGCCGCGGCGCGGCGCCGTGGCCTGGCGCCAACGCCGCGGCCGCATTTTGTTAAGCGGACGCTTACCAGCGTCCGATCCGCCCCTATAATGCCAGGGTGCCGGCCGCGTCCTGCGGCGGCAGCCTTCCGGGCCGGCCCTCGGCCCCGGGCCTGCATTGCCCCCTCGCCCTCTGACATGACTTCCCGACAACCCCCGGTGTGGTTGCGCCTCTGGCATCGCTTCGCACCCGCCGAACGCGCCGGCTTTATCGACGGCGCGCGCTACTTTGCCCCGTCCCTGCCCGCGGTCTTCTCCTGGGGCCTGGTGACCGGCGTGGCAATGAGCAAATCCGTAATGACCGTGCCCGAAGCCATCGGCATGTCGCTGCTGGTCTATGCCGGCTCGGCGCAACTGGCCGTGCTGCCGCTGTTCGCCGCGGGCCTGCCGCTGTGGACCATCTGGCTGACTGCGGCCGTGGTCAACCTGCGCTTTGTGATCTTCAGCGCCGGCATGCAGCCGCACTTCAGCTACATGCCGCTATGGCGGCGCACCATCCTGGGCTCGTTCAACGGCGACCTGCACTTCGTCTACTTCCTGCAGAAGTACAGCACGCCCGGCTACGAGCCCGGCAAGGAAGGCTACTTCTGGGGCATGGCGCTGACCAACTTCTGCATGTGGCAGCTGTCGTCGATCATCGGCATCGTGCTGGCCAGTCTGTTCCCCGACAGCTGGGGCCTGGGGCTGGCCGGCACCATGGCGCTGATCCCGGTGATGATCGCCACCATCAACTCGCGCTCGACGCTGCTGGCAGTGGTGGTGTCGGCGGTGCTGGCGCTGCTTTGCTTCGATTTGCCGTACCGTCTCAGCCTGGTGGTGGCAGTGGTGGGCGCGATTGCCGCCGGCATGGCCAGCGACGACTTGGCCGCGCGCGCGGCACTGCGCGGCATCCGCCGGCGCAAGCCCAAGGCCCCCGAGGTCACCAACGCCGCCGCGCCGGAAACGCCGCCGGGAGACCGCGCATGAGCCATCTTGAAATCTGGATTGCCATCCTTGGCATGGCGGTCGTCACCATCGTCACGCGCGCGCTGTTCCTGATGGCCGGCGAGCATGTCACCGTGCCCGACCGCATCGCGCGGGCGCTGCGCTATGCACCGGCCGCGGCGCTGGCGGCGATCATCCTGCCGGACCTGATGACCTGGCAGGGGCATTTCACGGTGGCGTTCTCCAACGACAAGCTGATGGCGGGGATTGCGGCCACGCTGTTCTACCTGCTGACGCGGAAGATGGTGGGGATGATCGTGGTGGGGATGGCGGTGTATACGGCGCTGAGGCTGCTGGGCGGCTGAATTGGCGGCATCGTGCTTGGCACACGCCGGCCCTCTTCCTGGCTCCTCTCCCGCACGCGGGAGAGGGAGCAAACCGGCAGGTTATTTGCACCGCATGAGTCAGGAACCACCGCCTGTGTGCTCCCTCTCCCGCTTGCGGGAGAGGGTTGGGGAGAGGGCCGGAGCTTCAACGAAGTAAAGCCCCCAGGCAAGCCACCGCCCCCTATCCCCCAAACGCCGCCGCCGCCCGCTCCAGCCGATCCCGCACCCCCGCCCAATCCTGCCCTTCAGGCAACACCTCGAACATCAGCTGCGTATAGCCCTGCTTGTCGAGCTTGCGCAGCAAGCGGTAAAGCTCGCGCGCATAGGCCGCCGCATCCGCAGGCGCCTGCACCCAGGTACAGCGCTGGTCCACCAGCGGCGCCCGGCCGACCCACGCCACGCGGGCATCGTCCGGCAGCGAGGCCAGCTGCGCCGAAGCTGCTTGCGCATCGGCCAGCAGCAGCGGTGTGTGCGGCGCGTAGTGAGCCTTGAGCGTGCCTGAAGCCCGCGGCGCGGCCGCGTCGGGCGGCAGCGGGGCCGCGCCCAGTACCTGCGCCATCATCGCCGCGGTGATCGCCCCCGGCCGCAGCAGCACCGGGCCGATGCCCTGGTCCAGCCGCGACAGGTCGACGATGGTCGATTCGATACCGACCTCCACGCCATCGCCTTCCAGCACATAGACCGCATCGCCGAATTCATCGCGCACATGCTGCGCGGTGGTCGGGCTGACCTGGCCGAACTTGTTGGCCGACGGCGCGGCAATGCCGCCGCGGCCGCGCTTGAAGCGCGCCAGCAGCGCCTGCGCCACGGGGTGCGAGGGGCAACGCACGCCAATGCTGTCCTGGCCGCCGGCGACGGCCGGATGGATATGCGCGGCGCGCTTCAGGATCAGCGTCAGCGGGCCGGGCCAGAACGCGTCGATCAGTTGCTGCGCTGCCTCGGGGACCTCGTCGGTCCAGTAGCCGATATCGGCGCCGTCCACCACGTGGACGATCACCGGATGGTTCGACGGCCGGCCCTTGAGCGCGAAGATGCGGGCGACCGCCTCGGGGTTCTCGGCATCCGCACCGAGCCCGTAGACGGTTTCGGTGGGAAAGGCGACCAGTTGCCCGGCCTCGAGCAGGCGGACGGCTTCGTCCAGTTCAGCGGCCGTGGGCATGCGCGGCGACATCGTGTTCCTTGGAGCTATGGCTTCAGAGCGGGATATGCAGCGCCTGCGCGGCGGCGGCAAAGGCGGCGTCGGCCGCTTCGGCATGCTCGCCCACGCAGTTGACGTGGCCCATCTTGCGCGACGGGCGCGCATCGCCCTTGCCGTACAGGTGCAGCTTGGCGCCGGGTTGCGCCACCACCTCGTCCCAGGAAGGCGTACGCTCCAGGCCGAACTCGAACCACACGTCGCCCAGCAGATTCAGCATCTTGCCGGCCGAGTGCTGGCGCGTGCTGCCCAGCGGCAGCCGCGCCATGGCGCGCACCTGCTGTTCGAACTGGCTGGTCTCGCACGCATCCATGGTGATATGGCCGGAGTTGTGCGGGCGCGGCGCCATCTCGTTGGCGACCAGCGAGCCGTCGGTCAGCACGAAGAACTCGATGCACAGCACGCCGACGTAGCCCATCTCCGTGGCGATGGCAGCCGCTGCGGCACGCGCGCGGTCGGCGATCTCGGGCGACACGCTGGTCGACGGCATCACCGTCGAGAACAGGATGCCGTCGCGGTGCACGTTCTCGGCCAGCGGCCAGGTGGCGGTGGAGCCGTCCGCGGCACGCGCGGCCAGCACCGAGACCTCATAAGCCAGCGGCAGCATCTGCTCCAGCACGCACGGCACATGCTGCATGGCGTTCCAGGCGGCGCGCACGTCGTCGCGCGTCTTCACGCGCGCCTGGCCCTTGCCGTCGTAGCCCATGCGCGCGGTCTTGAGGATGCCGGGCAGCACGTGGTCGGGCAGCTGGTCGACATCGGCATCGTGCTGGATCACCCAGTGCGGGGCCGGCGACACGCCGGTGCGCTCGGCGCACGCGGCAAAGAACTTCTTCTCGCCGATGCGGTTCTGCGCGATCGACACGCAGTAGCCGCGCGGCGCGACAAAGGCGCCCAGCTGCTCGAGCCGGTCCAGCGACAGCGACGGCACGTTCTCGAACTCGGTGCTTACCGCCTGGCACAGCTTGCCCATCTCGGCCAGCGCGGCCTCGTCGGTGTATTGCGCACAGATATGCTTGTCCGCCACCGAACCGGCCGGGCTGTCCTGGTCCGGATCGAGCACGCATACGCGATAGCCCATCGCCTGCGCCGCATGCGTGAACATGCGGCCGAGCTGGCCGCCACCCAGCATGCCGAGCCACGCACCAGGCAGGATGGGCGCGTCGGGACGGTCGACGCCGAACTCGGCGCGCGATTCCGGCGTGTGGGCTTCGGAGAGATAGGGATGGATATCGGTGGGCATTGCTAGGTTCCGTGGGATGTCCGGATGATTACAGCGGCAGCATTACAGTGGCAAAGTCATCGCGCGCGCGGCTTCGGTCTGCTTCGCGCGGAATGCTTCCAGCGCGCCGGCCAGCGCCTCGTCGGTGGTGGCCAGCGTGGCGATCGCGTGCAGCGCGGCATTGGCGGCACCGGCCTCGCCGATGGCGAAGGTGGCCACCGGCACGCCCTTGGGCATCTGCACGATCGACAGCAGCGAATCCTCGCCGCGCAGGTACTTGGACGGCACCGGCACGCCGAACACCGGCACGATGGTCTTGGCGGCGATCATGCCGGGCAGGTGCGCGGCGCCGCCGGCACCGGCGATGATGGCGCGGATGCCGCGGCTGCGCGCGCTCTCGGCATAGCGGAACATGTCGTCCGCCATGCGGTGCGCGGACACCACCTGGGCTTCGAACGGCACGCCGAAATCCTTCAGCATGGCCACTGCGTGCTGCATCACGTCCCAGTCGGAACTGCTGCCCATCACCACGCCGACCAGCGGCTTGTCTTGCTTGCTCACTTCAGATCCTTGATTGTTTGCTCCCCTCTCCCGCTTGCGGGAGAGGGGCCGGGGGAGAGGGCTGGCGTTTCCCGACGCGTGGCGCCTTGCTAAACCACCCCTCTCCCCGGCTCTCTCCCGCTGAGGGGAGAGGGAGAACACCGTCGGGAAATTGATAACTTACTGCAGTTCTTCGCCCGTCAGACGCGTCAGCGCTTCACGGTACTTGGCGGCGGTCTTTTCGATCACCTCGTCCGGCAGTTGCGGCGCCGGCGCGGTCTTGGGCCAGGGCTTGCCGTCGATGCGCACGGCTTCCAGCCAGTCGCGCACGAACTGCTTGTCGAACGACGGCGGGTTGGTGCCCACCTGGTAGGAATCGGCCGGCCAGAAGCGCGACGAATCGGCGGTCAGGACCTCGTCCATCAGCGTCAGCACGCCATTGTCGTCCAGGCCGAACTCGAACTTGGTATCGGCGATGATGATGCCGCGCGTGGCCGCAAACTCGGCCGCTTCCTTGTACAGGCGGATCGAGATATCGCGCATCTGGCGCGCCAGCGCGATGCCGATGCGGGCCTCGACTTCGGCGAACGAGATGTTCTCGTCGTGCTCGCCCATCTCGGCCTTGGCGGCCGGGGTGAAGATCGGCTCGGGCAGCTTTTGCGCGTTCTGCAGGCCGGCGGGCAGCTCGATCCCGCACACCTTGCCGGTGGCCTGGTAGTCCTTCCAGCCGCTGCCGGCGAGATAGCCGCGCACCACGGCTTCGACCAGGATCGGCCGCAGGCGCTTGACCACCACGGCGCGGCCCTTGACCTGCTCCACTTCCTCCGGCGCGACCACGGTCTCGGGCGCGATGCCGGTCTCGTGGTTCGGCACGATGTGCGCGAGCTTGCGGAACCAGAAGTTCGCCATCTGGTTCAGCACGCGGCCCTTGTCGGGGATCGGCTCGCCCATGATGACGTCGAACGCCGACAGGCGGTCAGTGGTGACGATCAGCAGCTTGTCATTGCCGACGGCATAGTTGTCGCGCACTTTGCCGTGGCCCAGCAGCGGCAGCGAGTTGATGGAGGACTGGTAGAGAGCGTTGGACATGATGGTTCCGATAAAACGGCGAAGCCGCCGGGCGCTGGATGCGTGCCGCGGCGGCCGGAACTGCAATCCGCCTTCCCCTAGCGCGGAAGGCGGACTAGGGACATTTACTGCACGACCTGCGACAGCTTGCCCGCCTTGTACTGCTGCGCGATATCGGTCAGGCCGATCGGCTTGATCTTGCCGGCCTGGCCTTCGCAGCCGAAGGCGATGTAGCGCGCCTTGCACACCTGCTTGGCGGCTTCGCGGGCCGGCTTCAGGTATTCGCGCGGGTCGAACTTGCTCGGGTTCTCGGCGAAGAAGCGGCGGATCGCGCCGGTCATGGCCAGGCGGATGTCGGTGTCGATGTTGATCTTGCGCACGCCGTACTTGATCGCTTCCTGGATTTCCTCGACCGGCACGCCGTAGGTTTCCTTCATGTCGCCGCCGAACTTGCGGATCTCTTCCAGCAGTTCCTGCGGCACCGACGACGAGCCGTGCATCACCAGGTGGGTGTTGGGGATGCGGGCGTGGATTTCCTTGATGCGGCTGATCGCCAGGATGTCGCCGGTGGGCTTGCGCGTGAACTTGTAGGCGCCGTGCGAGGTGCCGATGGCGATGGCCAGGGCGTCCAGCTGGGTGGCCTTGACGAAGTCGGCGGCCTGCTCCGGATCGGTCAGCAGCATGGAGTGGTCCAGCACGCCGACGGCGCCGATGCCGTCTTCTTCGCCGGCTTCACCGGTTTCCAGCGAGCCCAGGCAGCCCAGTTCGCCTTCCACGGTCACGCCGACGGCGTGGGCCAGCTGCACCACCTTGCGGGTGACGTCGATGTTGTACTCGTACTCGGCCGGGGTCTTGCCGTCTTCGCGCAGCGAGCCGTCCATCATCACCGACGAGAAGCCCAGGTCGATCGCGCCCTGGCAGATCGCCGGCGACTGGCCGTGGTCCTGGTGCATCACCACGGGGATGTGCGGGTAGGCTTCGACCGCGGCTTCGATCAGGTGGCGCAGGAAATGCTCACCGGCGTATTTGCGCGCGCCGGCCGAGGCTTGCATGATCACCGGGGCGTTGACCTCGTCGGCCGCCTGCATGATGGCCTGCACTTGCTCGAGGTTGTTCACGTTGAAGGCCGGCAGGCCGTAGCTGTTCTCGGCCGCGTGGTCCAGCAGCTGGCGCATCGATACGAGTGGCATGTCTAACTCCTAAATAAAAATTGGGTGTCTCTGTATTTTTCTGTCGGCGCTCA is part of the Cupriavidus necator genome and harbors:
- the fba gene encoding class II fructose-bisphosphate aldolase (catalyzes the reversible aldol condensation of dihydroxyacetonephosphate and glyceraldehyde 3-phosphate in the Calvin cycle, glycolysis, and/or gluconeogenesis), whose translation is MPLVSMRQLLDHAAENSYGLPAFNVNNLEQVQAIMQAADEVNAPVIMQASAGARKYAGEHFLRHLIEAAVEAYPHIPVVMHQDHGQSPAICQGAIDLGFSSVMMDGSLREDGKTPAEYEYNIDVTRKVVQLAHAVGVTVEGELGCLGSLETGEAGEEDGIGAVGVLDHSMLLTDPEQAADFVKATQLDALAIAIGTSHGAYKFTRKPTGDILAISRIKEIHARIPNTHLVMHGSSSVPQELLEEIRKFGGDMKETYGVPVEEIQEAIKYGVRKINIDTDIRLAMTGAIRRFFAENPSKFDPREYLKPAREAAKQVCKARYIAFGCEGQAGKIKPIGLTDIAQQYKAGKLSQVVQ
- a CDS encoding 5-(carboxyamino)imidazole ribonucleotide synthase, which gives rise to MPTDIHPYLSEAHTPESRAEFGVDRPDAPILPGAWLGMLGGGQLGRMFTHAAQAMGYRVCVLDPDQDSPAGSVADKHICAQYTDEAALAEMGKLCQAVSTEFENVPSLSLDRLEQLGAFVAPRGYCVSIAQNRIGEKKFFAACAERTGVSPAPHWVIQHDADVDQLPDHVLPGILKTARMGYDGKGQARVKTRDDVRAAWNAMQHVPCVLEQMLPLAYEVSVLAARAADGSTATWPLAENVHRDGILFSTVMPSTSVSPEIADRARAAAAAIATEMGYVGVLCIEFFVLTDGSLVANEMAPRPHNSGHITMDACETSQFEQQVRAMARLPLGSTRQHSAGKMLNLLGDVWFEFGLERTPSWDEVVAQPGAKLHLYGKGDARPSRKMGHVNCVGEHAEAADAAFAAAAQALHIPL
- the purE gene encoding 5-(carboxyamino)imidazole ribonucleotide mutase; this translates as MSKQDKPLVGVVMGSSSDWDVMQHAVAMLKDFGVPFEAQVVSAHRMADDMFRYAESARSRGIRAIIAGAGGAAHLPGMIAAKTIVPVFGVPVPSKYLRGEDSLLSIVQMPKGVPVATFAIGEAGAANAALHAIATLATTDEALAGALEAFRAKQTEAARAMTLPL
- a CDS encoding L-threonylcarbamoyladenylate synthase → MSPRMPTAAELDEAVRLLEAGQLVAFPTETVYGLGADAENPEAVARIFALKGRPSNHPVIVHVVDGADIGYWTDEVPEAAQQLIDAFWPGPLTLILKRAAHIHPAVAGGQDSIGVRCPSHPVAQALLARFKRGRGGIAAPSANKFGQVSPTTAQHVRDEFGDAVYVLEGDGVEVGIESTIVDLSRLDQGIGPVLLRPGAITAAMMAQVLGAAPLPPDAAAPRASGTLKAHYAPHTPLLLADAQAASAQLASLPDDARVAWVGRAPLVDQRCTWVQAPADAAAYARELYRLLRKLDKQGYTQLMFEVLPEGQDWAGVRDRLERAAAAFGG
- a CDS encoding AzlD domain-containing protein; the encoded protein is MSHLEIWIAILGMAVVTIVTRALFLMAGEHVTVPDRIARALRYAPAAALAAIILPDLMTWQGHFTVAFSNDKLMAGIAATLFYLLTRKMVGMIVVGMAVYTALRLLGG
- a CDS encoding phosphoribosylaminoimidazolesuccinocarboxamide synthase yields the protein MSNALYQSSINSLPLLGHGKVRDNYAVGNDKLLIVTTDRLSAFDVIMGEPIPDKGRVLNQMANFWFRKLAHIVPNHETGIAPETVVAPEEVEQVKGRAVVVKRLRPILVEAVVRGYLAGSGWKDYQATGKVCGIELPAGLQNAQKLPEPIFTPAAKAEMGEHDENISFAEVEARIGIALARQMRDISIRLYKEAAEFAATRGIIIADTKFEFGLDDNGVLTLMDEVLTADSSRFWPADSYQVGTNPPSFDKQFVRDWLEAVRIDGKPWPKTAPAPQLPDEVIEKTAAKYREALTRLTGEELQ
- a CDS encoding AzlC family ABC transporter permease — encoded protein: MTSRQPPVWLRLWHRFAPAERAGFIDGARYFAPSLPAVFSWGLVTGVAMSKSVMTVPEAIGMSLLVYAGSAQLAVLPLFAAGLPLWTIWLTAAVVNLRFVIFSAGMQPHFSYMPLWRRTILGSFNGDLHFVYFLQKYSTPGYEPGKEGYFWGMALTNFCMWQLSSIIGIVLASLFPDSWGLGLAGTMALIPVMIATINSRSTLLAVVVSAVLALLCFDLPYRLSLVVAVVGAIAAGMASDDLAARAALRGIRRRKPKAPEVTNAAAPETPPGDRA